Part of the Caldisericota bacterium genome is shown below.
AATTTTTTTACCTTTTACAATATCTGTGAGTATCGACCCTGTCGCTATATTAGATGCACAACCAAATGACTGAAATTTAATATCTTCTATTCTATGAGTCTCTGGATCCACTTTTAGATAGAGAGTGAGCATATCCCCACACGCCGGACTTCCCTCTGTCACTTTTACATCTGCATTTTTAATCTTCCCAACATTATGTGGGTGTTTAAAATGTTCAATCACTAATTTTGTATACGGAACTGGCACTATTCTTCATCCTCCTCTCCCAACGGACTAAGTTTCCGCAGGTCGTCAACTACTTCTCTTACTTTCTGAATAGTATAATCGATTTCATCTTCTGTATTATACTTTGACAGAGAAAACCGAATTGAACCATGGGCTTGTTCATGGTTTTTCCCCATTGCCAGAAGTATGTAGCTGGCCTGTAGATTTCTGCTATAACAGGCAGACCCTGTTGTCACAGCGATTCCTTCAAAATCTAAGCGAAGAGAAATAGCCTCGCCTTCAATATATCTAAAAGTTAAATTAACAATATGTGATATGGAATGCTCTTTTGAGCCGTTATATTCTACATCCTTAATGGTCGTTTCTATTCCTGCAATCAAACGTTTTTTGAGTAATAGAATTTTATCAACATCCTCCCTGCTAAATATCTCTGCTGCTTTTTGCGCACCGATAATTGCAGGTGTATTTTCCGTTCCGGGTCTTAAATTAAATTCATTAAATCCGCCATCCAACACTTTTTTAATCTTTGTTCCTTTTCTAACGAACAGTATTCCAATACCTTTTGGACCATAAAATTTATGGGGAGACAACGTAATAAGGTCTATCCCCCAACTATACGCATCTATTGACAAATACGGCCAGGCAATTGCAGCATCTGTATGAAATAGTATTCCCTTTTCCTTTGATAGTTTTGCAATTTCCCTGATATCCTGGACTGCTCCTGTCTCATGGTTTCCATATTGAACTGAGATTAACGCTGTTTCCTTCTTAATGCAACGCGTTAGTACATCCATGTCAACAATACCATCTTTATTCACTGGAAGATATGATACCTCAAAGCCTTCTTCTTCCAGCCGCTTAAACGAATTAAGAACAGAATTGTGCTCTACCTGTGTTGTTATGAGGTGTTTCCCTTTGTCCATATTCGCATAGGCAACTCCCTTAATAGCAAGATTATTTGCTTCAGTTCCACCTGAAGTAAATATAATCTCTTCAGGATACTTTCCTCCTATTCGTTCAGCAAAAGATGCTCTTGCCTCATCAACTGCATCCTTTACCTCAAGTCCATAGGTGTGAGCAAACTGAGAAGAAGGTACAGCATATTTTTCAAGAAAAAACGGAATCATAGCTTCTACTACTCGTTTGTCCATTTTTGTAGAAGCTGCATTGTCTAAATAAACTTTCATAATTACCTCTCTATTCGTACCCTAAATTTTTCTTTGCATCACTGCTCATCAAATCTGGGCTCCATGGCGGATCATATGTGAGCTCCACTTTAACTTCCTTTACTCCTTCAAGCTCTTGAATAACCATTTCTACATCTCTTATTATAAAAGACGCCATTGGACACCCCGGAGCGGTAAGTGTCATTTTAACAAATACAGTTCCATTGTCTTCGTCTACTTTAATGTCATAAATTAAACCTAAGTCCACAACGCTTACTGGTATTTCCGGGTCATACACATTTTTTAATGCTTCAATAATTTCTTGCTTTTTTGCCATATCAGCCTCCTTACTCCTCTGAATAAATTCTTTTTTCACTTGAAAGATTTCTCATCTCAGTCACATCACGTGCAACCTCTAATGTACCTAAATACTTTTCTTCTCCATTTCTCACTGCGTAATATCTAATATATACAAATCTACTATTTATTTCAAGCCAAAAATCTGCATAATTTCTTTTGCCGCTCTTAAAACCAAGAAGTATCTTTTCAACAATATAAACACTCTTTGGATGATGACAATTCCTTGCCTTCTAAAAATTCGCTTATTTTGCCTCCTTTATTTTTTAAAAAATTATAACTATAAAAATAATATTTTCAAGTAATTTATTGTAAGGAGTAAAGACATGCTTGAACGCGTCATTTATGCAGAAAGTTCGTTGGATAAATTGAATTAATACAAATGTAATGACTAAAATTTTTAAATATTTTAGCAGCAGTAAGCAGTACTACATAATTCACATATTACGCGAGTTACACTATTTTATGCAATGATTATGCAGCTTTAACTCCATCAAGAAAAGCTTTTAAGGACAAATTTATGCATTCTTCCTTCTCCTCAGGAATCTCAAAAAACTGTTCTAATGTCTCTAATTTAATATTTTTAAGCTCTTCCACATTTTTCTCCTTAGCATATTCACTTAAAATAGAGCATACTGCTATTGCAAAAGGGCAACCTGTGATTTGATATTTAATGTCTTTAATAATCCCGTCCTCTATGAGAAAATAGAAAATGGCCTTTGCCAAATTTGGCAGTGAATAACTTCCAATTACAGTAGGATTTTTGATTTTTCCGACATTTTTAGGATGAGTAAAATGTTCTCTTACAATTTTTGGATACATCTATTTCCTCCAGAATGGACTCAAAGCCCTCAATTGATTTGTTACTTCTTTAATATTTTTCACTACAAAATCAATATCTTCTTGTTTATTATCCTTTCCAATTGTAATGCGTACAACACTGAATATATCTTCCTCTGGAATACCAATTGCTTGAAGCACGTGAGAAGGATTCGTTTTGCTAGCAGAACAAGCAGATCCGCCACCTGCAATAATTCCCTTCTCATTAAGAATAACAAGAAGAGGTTCATTTCTTATGCCCGGAATAATAATACTGATATTGCCGGGAAGTCTTCTGTCGCCTTCTGGGCCGTTTAAGTAAACAGCTGAAATTTCTTCCAATATCCTTGCCAAAAAAATATCTCTAAGTTTTGCAATATGATTTTCCCTTTGCTTCTGTTCTTCTTTTCCTAATTTTGCTGCTTCTCCCAATCCAATAATTCCCACCGAGTTGAGAGTTCCTGACCTAAATCCTCGTTCCTGTCCGCCTCCATCCATATATGGCGCAATTGGGACACCTTCCCGTATATACAATGCACCGACACCTTTTGGGCCATAAAATTTGTGAGAGGAGAGGCTCAACAGATCAATATTCATCTGCTCGACATCAACAGGGAGATGAGCAATAGTTTGCACTGCATCAGTGTGAAAGAGGACATTTTTTTCTCTGCATATTGCTCCTATCTCACGAATCGGTTCGATAGTTCCAATTTCATTATTTGCATGCATTATAGAAACCAGTATCGTTTTGGATGTAATTAGCTTTTTTACATCGTCAGGATCAATAAAACCTTCACGATCCACCGGAACATATTTAATGACAAAACCAAAATCTTGCAAACTCTCTGCGGTTTTTAATACTGCTTCATGCTCTATTGGTGTTGTTATAATTTCGTTTCCTTTGTCCTTGTTTGCAAATGCAACGCCCTTTAGCG
Proteins encoded:
- a CDS encoding iron-sulfur cluster assembly scaffold protein, with protein sequence MYPKIVREHFTHPKNVGKIKNPTVIGSYSLPNLAKAIFYFLIEDGIIKDIKYQITGCPFAIAVCSILSEYAKEKNVEELKNIKLETLEQFFEIPEEKEECINLSLKAFLDGVKAA
- a CDS encoding cysteine desulfurase family protein is translated as MSRIIYLDHAATTPVDKRVFKKMKPYFTELFANPATRWTSSISKKVDEAIEEARKNVAVLINALPEEIIFTSGGTESDNTALKGVAFANKDKGNEIITTPIEHEAVLKTAESLQDFGFVIKYVPVDREGFIDPDDVKKLITSKTILVSIMHANNEIGTIEPIREIGAICREKNVLFHTDAVQTIAHLPVDVEQMNIDLLSLSSHKFYGPKGVGALYIREGVPIAPYMDGGGQERGFRSGTLNSVGIIGLGEAAKLGKEEQKQRENHIAKLRDIFLARILEEISAVYLNGPEGDRRLPGNISIIIPGIRNEPLLVILNEKGIIAGGGSACSASKTNPSHVLQAIGIPEEDIFSVVRITIGKDNKQEDIDFVVKNIKEVTNQLRALSPFWRK
- a CDS encoding metal-sulfur cluster assembly factor — its product is MAKKQEIIEALKNVYDPEIPVSVVDLGLIYDIKVDEDNGTVFVKMTLTAPGCPMASFIIRDVEMVIQELEGVKEVKVELTYDPPWSPDLMSSDAKKNLGYE
- a CDS encoding cysteine desulfurase family protein encodes the protein MKVYLDNAASTKMDKRVVEAMIPFFLEKYAVPSSQFAHTYGLEVKDAVDEARASFAERIGGKYPEEIIFTSGGTEANNLAIKGVAYANMDKGKHLITTQVEHNSVLNSFKRLEEEGFEVSYLPVNKDGIVDMDVLTRCIKKETALISVQYGNHETGAVQDIREIAKLSKEKGILFHTDAAIAWPYLSIDAYSWGIDLITLSPHKFYGPKGIGILFVRKGTKIKKVLDGGFNEFNLRPGTENTPAIIGAQKAAEIFSREDVDKILLLKKRLIAGIETTIKDVEYNGSKEHSISHIVNLTFRYIEGEAISLRLDFEGIAVTTGSACYSRNLQASYILLAMGKNHEQAHGSIRFSLSKYNTEDEIDYTIQKVREVVDDLRKLSPLGEEDEE